The sequence below is a genomic window from Mycobacterium sp. ITM-2016-00316.
GTCGAGGCGGTGATCTCGGCGCTGCCCGATATCGCGCAGTGTGTGGTCCTCGGGCTCCAGCATCCGCAGCGGGGTGAGGAGGTATGCGCCGTGGTGGTCCCGGCAGTGACGGCTCTGGATCTGGACGGCGTCCGGCAACTCGCGCGCGAGCAGTTGTCGGCCTACAAGGTGCCCACCCGGTGGGTGATCGCCACCGCTGATCAGATCCCGACCCTGTCCAGCGGGAAGTTCGATCGGAAAGGGTTGCTGGCCAGCGTTATCGACGGTGTGTTGCCGATCAGTCCAGCAGCTCCCTGAAGCGGCCGGCTGGGAACGTCGCGGCGCCGGCGGCCTGAACGCGGGCGGCCAGCGCGCCATCGGAGGTCACCACCGTGATGTCCCGCGGCGCGTCGGCCGCACCGACCAGCCGGACGATCTCGTCATCGGCGGAATTCGCTGCCGCCCGCGGCGCATGCGCCACGCTGATCGCCGCCGACTGCAGCGGAGGTGACATCGGCCGCTCCAGCACCACCGTCACCTCGTGGGCGCCCGCCGCCGCCCAGCACTCGATCTGCCCGATCAAGGTGGTGAGCGCACCTCGACGGTCCTTCCACCAGCCATCCGGTCGCGCACCCACGACGTTCATGGCGTCCACGATCCAGTGCATGGCAACATCGTCCTCCATGCCGCATGCCGCCGACAGCCACGACCTGATCCGGGTGACCGGAGCGCGGGAGAACAACCTCAAAAACGTCGATATCGAACTGCCGAAGCGACGTCTGACGGTGTTCACCGGCGTGTCCGGCTCCGGCAAGAGCTCGCTGGTGTTCGACACCATCGCCGCCGAATCCCAGCGACTGATCAACGAGACATACAGCTCATTCGTGCAGGGTTTCATGCCCAGCATGGCCCGCCCCGACGTCGACGTGTTGGAGGGCCTGACCACCGCCATCATCGTCGACCAGCAGCGCATGGGCGCCGATCCACGCTCGACCGTCGGTACCGCCACAGACACCGGGGCGAATGTTGCGAATCCTGTTCAGCCGGTTGGGTACACCGCACATCGGTTCCCCGCAGGCCTTTTCGTTCAACGTCGCCTCGATCAGCGGTGCCGGCGCGGTGACGTTCGAGAGGGGCGGCAAGACCGTCAAGGAGCGCCGCGATTTCACCGTCCTCGGCGGCATGTGCCCGCGCTGCGAGGGGCGGGGCGCCGTCAACGACATCGATCTGACCGCCCTCTATGACGACAGCAAGTCGCTCAACGGGGGCGCGCTCACCATCCCGGGTTTCAGCATGGAGGGCTGGTACGGCCGAATCTTCAACGGCTGCGGCTTCTTCGACCCGGACAAGCCGATCAACACATTCACCGACAAGGAACTCGAGGCTCTGCTGCACAAGGAGGCCACCAAGCTCAAGATCGACGGGGTGAACCTGACCTATCTGGGACTGATCCCGCAGATCCAGAAGTCGTACCTGTCCAAGGACGTGGACGCGATGCAGCCACATATCCGGGCCTTCGTCGAACGCGCCGTCACCTTCACCACCTGCCCGGACTGCGGCGGCACCCGACTCTCCGAGGCCGCCAGGTCATCGACGATCGAGGGCGTCAACATCGCCGACGTGTGCGCCATGCAGATCACCGATCTCGCCCGGTGGGTCGGCACGCTCACCGAGAAGTCGGCGGCAAAGCCGTTGACGCCGTTGCTCACCGCACTCGGGCACGCCCTGGATTCCTTCGTCGAGATCGGCCTGGGTTACCTGTCGCTGGAGCGCCCGGCGGGCACCCTGTCCGGCGGAGAAGCCCAGCGCGTGAAGATGATCCGGCACCTGGGATCGGCACTGACCGATGTCACCTACGTCTTCGACGAGCCGACCATCGGGCTGCATCCACACGACATCGCACGGATGAACAACCTGCTGTTGCAGTTGCGGGACAAGGGCAACACCGTGCTGGTCGTCGAGCACAAGCCGGAAACGATCGCAGTCGCCGACCATATCGTCGACCTGGGCCCCGGTGCCGGCAGTGCCGGTGGCGAAGTGGTGTTCGAGGGCAGCCTCGCGGCGTTGCGAAAGAGCGGCACGGTCACCGGCCGCCATCTCGACGACCGCGCGGCGGTGAAGGAGTCGGCACGAGAGCCGAATGGGGCGTTGCAGATCCGCGGGGCCGCCACCCACAACCTGCGTGACGTCGACGTCGACATCCCGCTGGGCGTCCTGGTCGTCATCACCGGGGTGGCCGGTTCTGGTAAGAGTTCGCTGATCGACGGATCGGTGGCCGGTCTCGACGGCATCGTCACCATCGATCAGGCCGCGATCCGCGGTTCGCGGCGGAGCAACCCGGCCACCTACACCGGCCTGCTGGAGCCGATCCGCAAAGCGTTCGCCAAGGCCAACGGTGTCAAGCCCGCCCTTTTCAGTTCCAACTCCGAGGGCGCCTGCCCCACCTGCAACGGTGCCGGCGTCATCTATACCGAGCTGGGCGTGATGGCCACGGTGGAATCCACCTGCGAAGAGTGCGAGGGTCGCCGATTCCAGGCTTCGGTGCTGGAATACACGCTGGCGGGCAAGGACATCGCCGAGGTGCTCGCCATGCCGGTGACCGAAGCCGTCGGATATTTCGGCGGCGGTGAGTCCAAAGTGGCCGCAGCACAGAAGATCCTGGGTCACATGTCCGATGTCGGGCTGGGCTACCTGACCCTCGGCCAGCCCTTGACCACCCTGTCCGGCGGCGAGCGGCAACGCCTCAAGCTGGCCGCCCGCCTCAGTGACAAGGGCGCCGACAACGGTGCGGTCTTCATACTCGACGAGCCGACCACCGGCCTGCACCTCGCCGATGTCGGGCAGCTTCTGGCGCTGCTGGACAGGCTGGTGGACGCCGGAAAGTCGGTGGTGGTGATCGAGCACCATCAGGCCGTGATGGCCCACGCCGACTGGATCATCGACCTGGGCCCGGGCGCCGGACACGACGGCGGGCGGGTCGTCTTCGAGGGAACCCCGCGGGACCTGGTGGCCGACCGTTCGACGCTGACCGGGCAGCACCTGGCCGACTATGTCGGTGCCGCCATCACCGGGTGAGAACTTTTACCCATATCCCCCGCCGACGACGGGAGATTAGCCTCGTGAGGTGTCCAATCGATCGCGCCTGATGCTGTTGATGCTGCCCGCGGCCCTGGCCAGTTGCTCGTTCTCGATGTCCGCGGGCGGCCCGGATTACGCGAAGCTGGAGAGCGCCATCACCGACGAATTGAATGCGAGCTACCAGAAGATCGACCGCGAGGTGTCCGATGTCGCCTGCGAGAAACCCGAGAAGGCGCCGAAGGCGGGCGACACGTTCCTCTGCAACGCCGATGTCGACGGCTCGACGGTGCGAGTGCAGGTGGTCGTCAGCGACGACGAGGACAACGTCGAGTTCAGCACCCTCGACGTCATCTTCGATCTGTCGCAGACCGCAGTGGGCCTGACCAAGGAGATCTCTGCCGACAGAGGATTCGCCGTCACGGTGACCTGCGGCGAGGGGCTCAAGGTCGTCGAGGTCGGTGAATCGTTCGAATGCACCGCGGCTGACCGACGTGGGGACACCCGTCCGGTCAAGGTCACTCCCGGCGGCGTCGACGAAGACGATCGTTGGGAGCTCGTCGGGGTGAACTGAGTCCTGCCGATCGGCGCCGTACGGCGTCACCTGCGATAGCCTGCCTCCTACATGGTGGGTTCGACATCGGCAGGCACACTCGGCGATCGCCTGGAACAGGCGTGGCTGCAGTCCTGCACGGGAGCCGGCCGTACCCTCGTGCTGCTCGGCGATCCCGGCATCGGAAAGTCAAGTGCGCTCGCTCAACTCGCGCACCGCATCGGGCCGACAGCCCATGTGGTGAGCTGCCGCGGCGGCGATATCGCAGCACCGATGTCCACCGCCGCCGAGATCGCCGCGGTGCTGCCGATCACGACACCGGTGGGGTCGGTGGCCGGCGAGGTGGACGCCTTGCAGGTCGCCGACATCCTCAGCGCCGGACTGTCGAGGGCCGCCGGAACAACGCTGTTGATTGACGATATCCACGACGCCGATGCCGCCAGCCGAACAGCCCTGAACCTGGCCATGCGAAGATCCACGGATGCCGCCGTCTTCGTGGTGGTGACCGGTCGCCGGGTTCCGTCGGCCGAGAGTTTCGCCGAGGGGTTCGACGTCGAAGAGCTCACCGGGCTGGATCGGGTGGCCGCCACCGCGGTGCTCGAAGCGGCGAGCACGGTGCCCATCGCCCCGGCGGTCATCGAGCAGCTCCTGGATGTGGCGGCCGGTAATCCACTGGTACTGCGCCATCTCCCCGACGCGTTGACACCGGAGCAACTGTCCGGTGCGCACCTGCTACCGGAGCACATTCCACTCGTCGGGGATCTCCGCGCCGTGTTCAGCCGACAGTTGCCCCGCCCCGGCACCGCGGGGCGGACCCTGTTGGAGTTGGCCTCGCTGTCGGCCGACGGATCCTGGTCGGTGCTGCGGTCGATGCGCCCCGGCATCGCCGAGGCGGCGCTGCACACCCTTGAGGACAGCGGCCTGGCCGCCTTGCGCTCCGGAAGGCTGACCCTGCAGCACCCGTTGCTGCGCAGCGCGACCGTTGCCGCCATGCCCCACCAACACCAGCGCCGGCTGCACTTGGAATTCGCCGACTGCGCGGCACTTTCGGACACCGTCCGGCTCGTGCACCGCGCGCACGGCACCCTGGGACCGGACGAAGCCTTGGTTGACGAGCTCGTCGGCGCAGCGCGCACACTTCGGTCCAGAGGCGGCACGGAGCCGGCCGCACGTCTCCTGGACCGTGCCATCGATCTGACCGGCGATGACTCCCGCCGCGCCGAGCTGAGGGTGCTGGCTGCCCGGCAATTGGCTACGGCCGGACAGACCGACTCTGCGCGGTACCGGCTAGAAACGGTGTTGGCAGATCCCGCATCCCACGAACTACACGTCGCGGCGACGGTGTTGCTTGCCACGCTGGAAGCGGTGGGCGGCGCGCCGGCGATGGCGTTGCACCGTCTCAAGGAATGCGCCATCGTGGCCTCACCGGCCGAGGCCGGCATGGTGCACGCCCGGATGGCCATACCGCTGGGAATGCTCGGGATGGTCAGCGAGATCATCGAGACCGCCACGGCGGCGGTCGCTCTCAGCGATCCACTCTCGACCGATTCCCATGTGGCGCGGGTGATCCTCGCCCATGCCCTCAGCGCCCGGCACGAGAATCGATCGGACGAACTCGTCGATGGCATACCGGAGGAATTGGACCTCGTCGCCGCCGTCACCTCCGACCCGATGATCGGCCTGCATTACGGGCGGGCGTTGTCGATCGCCGAACGATACGAGGCCTCGGCGGCGGCGCTGACCGAACTCAGCGCTCAGTTGCGGGGCGAGGGAGCGCGGTCTGCGCTGGCCATGGTGTTCGGCGCGCTCGGCGAAACCTATGTTCGCGCATCGCGCTTCGATGACGCCCTGATGTGTCTGGATGAGGCGACTGCGCTCAGCCTGGCAACCGGCCAACGGGCGTTCGCGCCGTTCTGGCTCTCGCTACGTGCGCGGGTGCACGCTATCCGCGGTGATGACCACACGTCCGCCGCAGACCTGGAACTCGGCTTCGCGATCTCCGATGAACTGTCCACCTTCGGCGCGCGTTACTTTCTGTTGGCCAATGCGGGACTGGCCGCGTTGACCGCACGTCGGCCCGACGACGCGGTCGCCGCGCTTTCCGAGTGTTGGGCATTCGAACAGGTCGGCGGACTCCTCGCCCCGCAGCTGGCCCGCTGGCACGTCGACCTGGTCGAGGCCTACCTCGCACTGGGGCGCAGCGACGACGCGCGACCGGTGGTGGAGCACCTCCAGACGGTTGCGGCAGCCGTCGGGTCCAGCCGATGGACCAAGGCCACCGCCTGCCGCGCCGAGGCACTACTGCGCCGCGGTACCGATCCGGCAGGATCACTTCGCCTTCTCCACCAGGCAACGGCGATCTATGATCCCGCGCACGACGCCTTCGACCGGGCGCGCACCTTCCATGACATCGCGCGGTTGGCCGATGACGCGACGGACCGCGAGCACGCACGTGCCGAGGCGCGCAACGGATTCAGCAGACTTGGCGCTGCCGCATGGGCAGCGAAGGTCGACCGGCGTACCCCCGAGCTCAGCGCGCTCACCGAAGCGGAATCCCGGGTACTGACCGAGGTCGCCAACGGACTGACGAACCAACAGATCGCCAAGCGACTCGGCCTGAGTGCAAAAACGGTGGCCAACCACCTCTACCGCGCCTACCGAAAACTCGGCGTCGCGTCGCGTACCGAAGCGGCTCGTTTCGTGCTGCTGCATGACGAGAAGGCAGGCGAATCGGCGTTGAGAACTTGACATGTGTCAAGTAAGGTGCGGTCATGCTTGCCGAGGACATTCTGACCACCGTGCCGACGACGACAGCGGAGGCGCTCGCCATGTTCGACGCCGCCCCCGGTGTCGAACCCGATTTCATGATCGGCACCTGGCACGGCGCCGAACTGCCGACCAAGCACCCGATGGACGGACTGCTTGCAGCCAGTGGTTGGTGGGGAAAACAGTTCGTCGATGCCGAGACCGTGCATCCCCTGCTGTTCCCTAAAGATGGTGGCACGGCCCTGTGGGCGTTGAACCCAGTGCTCGCGTTCGGCGGCCTGGGCATCGCCACGAAGGTGCCGCTGGTGCGCAACCTGTCCCTGGTTCAGCCCATCTCGGCCTTGCGGCCCGCACTGCGCACCAAGGCGCCCAAGGCTCGGCTGCGCACCACCCGATACCGCGGAATCGACAGCGCGACAATGATCTACGACAATCTCCCGATCAACGACGTCTTCCGCAAGGTCTCCGAAGACACCGTGATCGGCGCGATGGACTACCGGGGCGGCAAGCGCCCGTATTTCTTCGTCCTGCAGCGCGACGACTCGCTACCCGTCGGGTAAGGGCTGCGGCCCGACTCAAGCGATGATGCGCACCAGATAGGGAGTCATCGAGCCGGTGCGCACGGCCGAGACCGCGACTCCCGAATCGGTGGCTTCCAGCATCTGCCCGTTGCCCACGAACAGCGCCACGCTCTGCGTGCCCTCCGGGCCGAAGAAGATCAGATCGCCGGGCAGCGCTTGGTCCGGCAACACCTTCTGGCCGACCTTGTACATCTCGCCGGACGAGCGCGGCAGCTTCACCCCGACACCGGCGAAGGCGTAGACGATGATGCCCGAGGCGTCGAACCCCACCACGTTGGCAGCCGGATCAGGGGTCGCCGGAAGGCTCGGAACGAGCGGCGACGCGACCGGGGCCGGTGGCGCCAGCCCGGGGAAGTTCAGGCCGGGTACCCCGCCGGGGATGGCGGCGGCAGCCGGTTCCGCTGCGGCCGGGGTCTCGCGGACGACGCCACGGGTGGGACCGTTCGCGTCACCACCGCCGTAGGCGAACGGCACGCCACGTTGGGCCAGCGCCCGCGCGATCACGTAATCGACCGCCTGCTGGTTGCGAGCTGGGCGGGTATTGAATGGATCGGCCGATGCGACACCAGGAGTCACTGTCAACACAGCCAGGCCGAGCAGCAGGGCACAGAAGCGTCTCATCGGGTCGTCAACTCTTTCGATCAGGGCGGATACCGCGACGACCCATAATTGACGGGCGTCACCGCTATTTCTACCGACCGATTCAACTGTTTCCCAATTCGACTGCGGGACAGCGCAAATGAGATGCAGATCCGTGACCGGAAAGAGACTCCCGTACCCGGGCCGTAATCGATCCGCGACCGTGCCGACACCATCGCGACGGTTCGCAGAATGCAGAACGGCACCGGTCCGCGCGACCCGAAGGCCGTGCTGACCGGTGCCGTTGCGGCAAGCCGGATTACTTCAGTGCGGCGAGCGCGGCATCGTAGTTGGGTTCCTGCGCGATCTCGGGAACCAGCTCCGCGTAGGCGACGTTGCCGTCGGCACCGATCACCACGACGGCGCGGCCCAGCAGGCCGGCGAACGGCCCGTCGACG
It includes:
- a CDS encoding DUF4334 domain-containing protein; this translates as MLAEDILTTVPTTTAEALAMFDAAPGVEPDFMIGTWHGAELPTKHPMDGLLAASGWWGKQFVDAETVHPLLFPKDGGTALWALNPVLAFGGLGIATKVPLVRNLSLVQPISALRPALRTKAPKARLRTTRYRGIDSATMIYDNLPINDVFRKVSEDTVIGAMDYRGGKRPYFFVLQRDDSLPVG
- a CDS encoding LuxR family transcriptional regulator; the protein is MVGSTSAGTLGDRLEQAWLQSCTGAGRTLVLLGDPGIGKSSALAQLAHRIGPTAHVVSCRGGDIAAPMSTAAEIAAVLPITTPVGSVAGEVDALQVADILSAGLSRAAGTTLLIDDIHDADAASRTALNLAMRRSTDAAVFVVVTGRRVPSAESFAEGFDVEELTGLDRVAATAVLEAASTVPIAPAVIEQLLDVAAGNPLVLRHLPDALTPEQLSGAHLLPEHIPLVGDLRAVFSRQLPRPGTAGRTLLELASLSADGSWSVLRSMRPGIAEAALHTLEDSGLAALRSGRLTLQHPLLRSATVAAMPHQHQRRLHLEFADCAALSDTVRLVHRAHGTLGPDEALVDELVGAARTLRSRGGTEPAARLLDRAIDLTGDDSRRAELRVLAARQLATAGQTDSARYRLETVLADPASHELHVAATVLLATLEAVGGAPAMALHRLKECAIVASPAEAGMVHARMAIPLGMLGMVSEIIETATAAVALSDPLSTDSHVARVILAHALSARHENRSDELVDGIPEELDLVAAVTSDPMIGLHYGRALSIAERYEASAAALTELSAQLRGEGARSALAMVFGALGETYVRASRFDDALMCLDEATALSLATGQRAFAPFWLSLRARVHAIRGDDHTSAADLELGFAISDELSTFGARYFLLANAGLAALTARRPDDAVAALSECWAFEQVGGLLAPQLARWHVDLVEAYLALGRSDDARPVVEHLQTVAAAVGSSRWTKATACRAEALLRRGTDPAGSLRLLHQATAIYDPAHDAFDRARTFHDIARLADDATDREHARAEARNGFSRLGAAAWAAKVDRRTPELSALTEAESRVLTEVANGLTNQQIAKRLGLSAKTVANHLYRAYRKLGVASRTEAARFVLLHDEKAGESALRT
- a CDS encoding NYN domain-containing protein, translating into MHWIVDAMNVVGARPDGWWKDRRGALTTLIGQIECWAAAGAHEVTVVLERPMSPPLQSAAISVAHAPRAAANSADDEIVRLVGAADAPRDITVVTSDGALAARVQAAGAATFPAGRFRELLD
- the ripD gene encoding NlpC/P60 family peptidoglycan-binding protein RipD; the protein is MRRFCALLLGLAVLTVTPGVASADPFNTRPARNQQAVDYVIARALAQRGVPFAYGGGDANGPTRGVVRETPAAAEPAAAAIPGGVPGLNFPGLAPPAPVASPLVPSLPATPDPAANVVGFDASGIIVYAFAGVGVKLPRSSGEMYKVGQKVLPDQALPGDLIFFGPEGTQSVALFVGNGQMLEATDSGVAVSAVRTGSMTPYLVRIIA
- a CDS encoding DUF4333 domain-containing protein, with translation MSNRSRLMLLMLPAALASCSFSMSAGGPDYAKLESAITDELNASYQKIDREVSDVACEKPEKAPKAGDTFLCNADVDGSTVRVQVVVSDDEDNVEFSTLDVIFDLSQTAVGLTKEISADRGFAVTVTCGEGLKVVEVGESFECTAADRRGDTRPVKVTPGGVDEDDRWELVGVN